A window from Borrelia sp. P9F1 encodes these proteins:
- a CDS encoding PilZN3 domain-containing protein: MLLSRKIKDYESKYRGKEIKMSTEISSFLNIRNTVEMKVGSYVVYGVIYSVSMNSIKIIFQEDTVLPTLAKNKNTGNIQLKRFDDFEDNSFFISPLSVRLANTSDYPSQERHYNLLTLDFLSPMPEEFAIKVGKLLDLKIGQNQRIHERIVVDKDSLRKLRLNSDRTFIEFNGVKHRCLIKDLSYGGALLISYFDYEEVEEKEIDLILNFNIADKEVLIKGKARNLSVIQTPNGKVLALGVAFYEEEIPLEYTMLIHDYFN, encoded by the coding sequence ATGCTTTTGTCTAGGAAAATAAAAGATTATGAGTCTAAGTATAGAGGCAAAGAAATTAAAATGAGTACCGAGATAAGCAGTTTTCTTAATATTAGAAACACTGTGGAGATGAAAGTTGGCAGCTATGTAGTGTATGGGGTGATTTATTCTGTTTCTATGAACAGTATTAAGATTATTTTTCAGGAAGATACAGTGTTGCCGACTTTAGCTAAAAACAAAAATACAGGGAATATCCAACTTAAAAGATTTGATGATTTTGAAGATAATTCTTTTTTTATTTCACCCTTATCTGTTAGATTGGCAAATACGTCTGATTATCCTTCGCAAGAGAGACATTATAATTTGCTAACTTTAGATTTTTTATCTCCTATGCCGGAGGAGTTTGCTATTAAGGTTGGTAAGCTCCTTGATTTAAAGATTGGGCAGAATCAAAGAATACATGAGCGTATTGTTGTTGATAAGGATTCACTCAGAAAACTTAGGCTCAACTCTGATAGGACTTTTATTGAATTTAATGGGGTTAAGCATAGGTGTCTGATTAAAGACTTGTCTTATGGAGGGGCGTTGTTGATTTCTTATTTTGATTATGAGGAAGTGGAGGAGAAGGAAATAGACTTGATCTTGAATTTTAATATTGCGGATAAAGAGGTGCTTATTAAGGGAAAAGCAAGGAATTTAAGTGTTATTCAGACTCCCAATGGTAAAGTTTTGGCTTTAGGTGTTGCCTTTTACGAGGAAGAAATTCCTCTTGAATATACTATGCTAATCCATGATTATTTTAATTAA
- a CDS encoding L-threonylcarbamoyladenylate synthase, whose amino-acid sequence MKTELIESGDIKRAARLIKEGELVVFPTETVYGLGANAYNNEAVGMIFVVKKRPITNPLIVHVDSIEQIRELVSYIPRSAEILMHKFTPGPMTFVLKNAGRVSRLVCGGLSSIAIRIPRDPVALSLIKMSGVPIAAPSANLSKRPSATNFAMANRELNGLVRGIIKHDGRSDIGIESTVVGFTEAGDVLILRPGAVTREAIQESLDQEFSVEHALEGEAAASPGNLLEHYRPRIPVYLFKRQDNIRKYFLNWETKILITRDTLNSYWFGKFRTTENMRVYNTLDEYASEMYKEFVVSERSYRQILAEYTHNSGLGYSINNRLIKASLNKFISS is encoded by the coding sequence ATGAAGACCGAACTGATAGAGAGTGGTGACATAAAAAGAGCAGCACGCCTTATAAAAGAAGGCGAGTTAGTTGTATTTCCTACAGAGACAGTATATGGGCTTGGAGCTAATGCATACAATAACGAAGCTGTGGGGATGATCTTTGTTGTCAAGAAGCGCCCCATTACCAACCCATTAATAGTACATGTTGATTCAATAGAGCAGATAAGAGAACTTGTATCCTATATCCCAAGAAGTGCAGAGATCTTGATGCACAAATTTACTCCAGGACCCATGACATTTGTACTCAAGAATGCAGGTAGGGTATCTAGACTTGTATGCGGTGGTCTTAGTAGCATTGCGATAAGAATACCAAGAGACCCTGTGGCATTAAGCTTAATTAAGATGAGTGGTGTCCCAATAGCAGCGCCTTCTGCTAATCTATCAAAGCGCCCCAGTGCTACCAATTTTGCAATGGCTAACAGAGAGCTTAATGGATTAGTTAGAGGAATAATTAAGCATGATGGACGCTCAGATATTGGAATAGAATCAACCGTTGTAGGCTTCACCGAAGCTGGGGACGTGTTAATCTTGCGACCAGGGGCTGTTACAAGAGAGGCAATACAGGAATCATTGGATCAAGAATTTAGTGTAGAGCATGCCCTTGAAGGGGAAGCTGCCGCGTCTCCTGGTAACCTACTAGAACACTACAGACCACGAATACCTGTTTACTTATTTAAGAGGCAAGATAACATAAGGAAATATTTCCTAAACTGGGAAACAAAAATACTCATTACAAGAGATACCCTTAATTCATATTGGTTTGGCAAGTTTCGGACCACGGAAAACATGCGTGTATACAATACACTGGATGAGTATGCTTCTGAGATGTACAAAGAATTTGTAGTCTCTGAGAGGTCATACAGACAAATACTTGCAGAGTACACGCACAACAGTGGTCTTGGTTATTCAATTAATAATAGACTCATTAAGGCTAGTTTGAACAAATTTATCTCTTCTTAG
- a CDS encoding septal ring lytic transglycosylase RlpA family protein gives MSIMRSFLSLGNSVLGFCFLFFVPIRLDSATVGLASWYGEAFHGKTTANGEKFDMTALTAAHKELPFNTVVRVTNLLNNRVVVVRINDRGPFRKDRIIDLSKSAAEKLDFLGIGVAPVKIEVVEKLDGGKLATKNKKDDEALGRLDSSRIVPSSDSLKSDRDVPVEKNENIVAEKLLDGSDVEPDFYIQVGSYKTKDYAERAYRTLRKVGLNVLINAHGSFFTVFIPTVADDVHKDVELIKSTGYKDVLVRKTRIPGESLTIE, from the coding sequence ATGAGCATTATGAGAAGTTTTCTTAGTCTCGGCAACTCTGTCCTTGGTTTTTGTTTTTTATTTTTTGTTCCTATTAGGTTGGATAGTGCTACTGTTGGGCTTGCTTCGTGGTATGGGGAGGCTTTTCATGGCAAGACTACAGCTAATGGTGAAAAATTTGATATGACGGCTCTTACTGCTGCGCACAAGGAGCTTCCATTTAATACTGTTGTGCGTGTTACTAATTTGTTAAATAATAGGGTTGTTGTTGTAAGAATTAATGATAGGGGGCCATTTAGGAAGGATAGGATAATTGATTTATCTAAGTCGGCTGCTGAGAAACTAGATTTTTTAGGAATAGGTGTTGCTCCTGTGAAAATTGAGGTGGTGGAGAAGCTCGATGGAGGCAAGCTTGCGACAAAAAATAAAAAAGATGATGAAGCTCTTGGTAGGCTAGATTCTTCTAGGATAGTTCCTTCTAGTGATAGTTTAAAATCGGATAGAGATGTTCCTGTGGAAAAGAATGAGAATATTGTTGCAGAGAAACTTTTAGATGGATCTGACGTGGAGCCGGATTTTTATATACAGGTTGGATCCTATAAAACGAAGGATTATGCCGAGAGAGCTTACAGGACACTGAGGAAGGTTGGTTTAAATGTTTTAATAAATGCTCATGGGTCTTTTTTTACAGTTTTTATACCTACTGTTGCTGATGATGTACATAAGGATGTCGAACTTATTAAATCTACAGGCTACAAGGATGTTTTGGTAAGAAAGACTAGGATTCCAGGGGAGAGTTTAACTATAGAATAG
- a CDS encoding ATP-dependent DNA helicase, with amino-acid sequence MNLVEYILKKIELNIKGFAKRKPQLKMIEEVSKAFENENFLVIEAPTGTGKSLAYLISAIDFIQKTQEKVIISTASINLQEQLIKKDIRSLEEIIPFKIKFGLIKGMRNYLCTRRLEEFERSLLTYTVNKKNLESLFYWAKNTKTGDKDELNFIDEKIWEEVSASTETCSGMTCPDENKCFFKKARRKAIECDIIITNHHLLLNDLYIRNGILTEKENFEDASEKEESEEELNLILPNIKNIIIDEAHYLEEAARSLFSQYFSRVLIKQLFIKIDKIIRRQNVRGVYKKNFETATMLSFENIDYIIRTNENFPSVFRITSDTHDTDFYIRIKTHLKDIVYNLENYRTAMGSILQELEHKTAKIELERLIRSIEEKETLVKNFLSKNKYDNLCFWIENKKNIATFKTSEINLGPGLNKIMHKRARRIIFTSATLLINQSFSYFLNQTGLNLSDKDIKIEKLPYSFSYKERSMLAVTSDIETPDNEEKFLSQSMQYIKELVLVNEGGTLILLTSFKSLKYAETTIKDFLLKNDINLFIQGDLPKHELIDSFKRSQKKGVLIGIKNFWEGIDIKGDKLTMVIMPKLPFQTPSDPISIAKNELATKMRENFFTKETLPQAIMKFKQGFGRLIRDSADYGIIVCLDKRIFQKTYGRLFLQSLPDIEVHYSKFENIKLKIDTFFQRIKQNSIL; translated from the coding sequence TTGAATCTAGTTGAATACATACTAAAAAAAATTGAACTAAATATCAAAGGATTTGCAAAAAGGAAACCACAGCTTAAGATGATAGAAGAAGTAAGTAAAGCCTTTGAGAATGAAAACTTTCTAGTTATTGAAGCGCCGACTGGAACTGGCAAAAGTCTTGCTTATTTAATCTCTGCTATTGATTTCATTCAAAAGACACAAGAAAAGGTCATAATCTCAACAGCCTCCATTAATCTTCAGGAACAACTCATTAAGAAAGACATTAGATCTTTAGAGGAAATAATTCCTTTCAAAATAAAGTTTGGACTTATTAAAGGAATGAGAAACTATCTGTGCACTCGTCGGCTTGAAGAATTTGAAAGAAGTCTATTAACATACACGGTTAACAAAAAAAATTTAGAATCACTATTTTATTGGGCAAAAAATACAAAAACTGGTGATAAAGATGAACTCAACTTTATTGATGAGAAAATATGGGAAGAAGTATCAGCTAGCACTGAAACATGTTCGGGCATGACTTGTCCTGATGAAAATAAATGTTTTTTTAAAAAAGCAAGGAGAAAAGCAATAGAATGTGATATTATCATCACCAATCACCATTTACTTCTAAATGATCTTTATATAAGAAACGGGATATTAACAGAAAAGGAAAATTTTGAGGATGCCTCTGAGAAAGAAGAATCAGAAGAGGAACTTAACTTAATCTTACCCAATATAAAAAACATAATAATTGATGAGGCTCATTATTTAGAAGAGGCTGCTAGATCTCTATTTAGTCAATATTTTTCAAGAGTCTTGATAAAACAACTTTTTATAAAAATAGATAAAATAATTAGAAGGCAAAATGTAAGGGGTGTGTACAAAAAAAATTTTGAAACTGCAACCATGTTAAGTTTTGAAAACATAGATTATATAATAAGAACAAATGAAAACTTCCCTTCCGTTTTCAGAATAACTAGCGACACACATGATACCGATTTTTACATACGAATTAAAACACATTTAAAGGACATCGTTTATAATCTAGAAAATTATCGAACAGCTATGGGATCAATACTACAGGAACTCGAACATAAAACAGCAAAAATTGAACTTGAAAGGCTAATTAGAAGTATAGAAGAAAAAGAGACATTAGTTAAAAATTTTCTATCCAAAAACAAATATGACAATCTTTGTTTTTGGATAGAAAATAAAAAGAATATAGCTACATTTAAAACATCAGAAATTAATTTAGGTCCTGGGCTGAATAAAATTATGCATAAAAGAGCTAGAAGAATAATTTTCACCTCAGCTACCCTGCTTATAAATCAATCATTTTCATATTTTTTAAACCAAACGGGACTAAACCTGAGTGATAAAGACATAAAAATAGAAAAATTGCCATATTCTTTCTCCTATAAAGAAAGATCAATGTTGGCAGTTACGTCTGACATTGAAACTCCCGATAATGAAGAAAAATTTTTAAGTCAATCAATGCAATATATTAAAGAACTTGTACTAGTGAACGAGGGCGGAACTTTAATTCTTTTAACATCATTTAAGAGCTTAAAATATGCAGAAACAACAATTAAAGACTTTCTACTTAAAAACGATATCAATCTTTTCATACAAGGAGATTTACCAAAACATGAACTGATAGATTCTTTTAAAAGATCGCAAAAAAAAGGTGTGCTCATAGGTATTAAGAATTTCTGGGAAGGAATCGACATTAAAGGAGACAAACTAACAATGGTAATAATGCCTAAACTTCCTTTTCAAACCCCTTCAGATCCTATTTCAATAGCAAAGAATGAACTGGCTACCAAAATGAGAGAAAATTTCTTCACAAAAGAAACGCTACCACAGGCAATAATGAAATTCAAACAGGGGTTTGGAAGACTAATTAGAGATTCAGCAGACTACGGAATCATAGTCTGCCTTGACAAAAGAATCTTCCAAAAGACCTACGGGAGACTCTTTCTACAATCCTTACCCGACATCGAAGTACACTACTCAAAGTTTGAAAACATAAAACTGAAAATAGATACATTTTTCCAAAGAATAAAACAAAATTCTATTCTATAG
- a CDS encoding purine-nucleoside phosphorylase, with the protein MDFGKINERINKAYSSLKEISAFKPKTAIILGSGLSNLSAICEDGIEIPYKKIREFPISTVDGHKGTLNINKATAIFSGRFHYYEGYHPKEVIMPILLAKKIGVQNLIITNSSGAINSQFKINDLILINNHINFMGTNPLIGENDNNLGARFQELNSIYSNSDLMELTRSIYKSIFEEDIKEGIYLAVSGPCYETTAEINFLKTIGADLVGMSTVPEMIIAAYLKMNTVAISNVTNLASGMQKDPLSHEEVKINSAKASKKFEKLLRGIINKVESS; encoded by the coding sequence ATGGATTTCGGAAAAATTAATGAGAGAATAAATAAAGCATATTCTTCGCTTAAAGAAATATCAGCATTTAAACCCAAAACAGCAATAATACTTGGTTCTGGGCTTAGCAATTTAAGTGCAATATGCGAAGATGGGATTGAAATTCCTTATAAGAAAATAAGAGAATTTCCAATATCAACTGTAGATGGCCATAAGGGTACATTAAATATAAACAAAGCTACAGCTATTTTTTCTGGAAGATTTCACTATTATGAAGGGTATCACCCTAAAGAGGTAATAATGCCCATACTGCTTGCAAAAAAGATTGGAGTTCAGAATTTAATTATCACAAATTCTTCTGGGGCAATCAATAGTCAATTTAAAATAAATGATCTTATTTTGATAAACAATCACATAAACTTTATGGGAACCAACCCCTTAATAGGAGAAAATGACAATAACTTGGGTGCCAGATTTCAAGAATTGAACTCAATTTATAGTAATTCAGACTTGATGGAATTAACAAGAAGTATTTATAAGAGTATTTTCGAAGAAGATATTAAAGAAGGTATCTATCTTGCTGTCTCGGGTCCTTGTTATGAAACAACAGCCGAAATAAATTTTTTGAAAACAATAGGCGCAGATCTAGTTGGAATGTCAACCGTCCCTGAAATGATTATTGCAGCATATCTTAAAATGAATACGGTAGCAATTTCAAATGTCACAAACCTGGCATCGGGCATGCAAAAGGACCCTTTAAGTCACGAGGAGGTTAAAATAAACTCAGCAAAGGCATCCAAGAAATTCGAAAAATTATTGAGAGGAATAATTAATAAAGTTGAATCTAGTTGA
- a CDS encoding tRNA-dihydrouridine synthase: protein MNFLNNIRRPVMILAPMEDVTDTVFRNLIHTIGNGKDEPDIYFTEFISALGLVRGSKQSIQHVLTKKDELSRPLIAQIWGKNPDDFFSAIKVLGELGFWGIDLNMGCPRKKIVKKGVCSALIENKTLAYEIVMASKESCLKFGLPLSIKTRHGFFCSEVEDWLGFLLKLGIDMLTVHPRLAVNQSEGDIDIDVFDKVVKLRDKLNPSTLIIANGDILSLEQAGQIVKDYSIDGVMFGRGIFKNLNLFKRGSSNFLSNNLDFRLNILKFHVKDFHSTWGLTKDFNKLKKYFKIYFNEVERNSEYFHNIISSANYEELFENLDRVAFREIMLNNE, encoded by the coding sequence ATGAATTTTTTAAACAATATTAGACGCCCAGTTATGATATTGGCTCCGATGGAGGATGTAACAGATACTGTTTTTAGAAATTTGATTCATACAATTGGGAACGGAAAGGATGAGCCCGATATTTACTTTACTGAATTTATTTCTGCTTTGGGGCTTGTAAGGGGATCTAAGCAATCAATTCAACACGTTTTAACAAAAAAAGATGAATTGAGTAGGCCCTTAATTGCTCAAATTTGGGGTAAGAACCCTGATGATTTTTTTAGTGCAATAAAAGTACTAGGTGAGTTAGGGTTTTGGGGAATTGATCTTAATATGGGTTGTCCCAGGAAGAAAATAGTTAAGAAGGGGGTGTGTTCCGCCTTAATTGAGAATAAAACTCTAGCTTATGAAATAGTTATGGCTAGTAAGGAATCTTGTTTAAAATTTGGACTGCCTCTTAGTATAAAGACAAGACATGGATTTTTTTGTTCTGAAGTTGAAGATTGGTTAGGATTTTTACTGAAATTGGGGATTGATATGCTGACAGTGCATCCAAGGCTTGCTGTTAATCAAAGTGAAGGGGATATAGATATTGATGTTTTTGATAAAGTTGTTAAATTGAGAGATAAGTTAAATCCTTCTACATTAATTATCGCAAACGGAGACATTTTAAGTTTAGAACAAGCAGGTCAAATTGTAAAAGACTATTCTATTGATGGCGTAATGTTTGGGCGTGGAATTTTTAAGAATTTAAATTTATTTAAAAGAGGTTCTTCCAACTTTTTGAGTAACAATTTGGATTTTAGATTAAATATATTAAAATTTCATGTGAAAGATTTTCATTCTACTTGGGGTCTTACTAAGGATTTTAACAAACTTAAGAAATACTTCAAGATTTATTTTAATGAGGTTGAGAGAAATAGTGAATATTTTCATAATATTATAAGTTCAGCTAATTATGAGGAACTTTTTGAAAATCTAGATCGGGTAGCTTTTAGGGAGATTATGTTAAATAATGAGTAG